One genomic window of uncultured delta proteobacterium includes the following:
- the trpB gene encoding tryptophan synthase, beta subunit (Evidence 2a : Function of homologous gene experimentally demonstrated in an other organism; PubMedId : 1309752, 4552018, 4943677, 6985892, 7007651, 7038627, 8095913, 9298646; Product type e : enzyme) encodes MAQALSSPSSSFCEKFSGAAGFFGPYGGQHIPPALAPTINAIADAYAAAKADPAFQAELAYYLKNYSGRETPLFFAKNLTEKLGGAKIYLKREDLNHLGAHKVNNTLGQILLARRMGKTKIIAETGAGQHGVATAATAALMGMRCTVYMGAIDVERQHLNVERMRMLGAEVVSVTTGGAGLKEAVDAALEAWIADPDIFYLIGSAVGPHPYPAMVRDFQSVIGNEARRQMLEAEGRLPDYCLACVGGGSNAIGLFHPFIGDKDVRLIGVEPGGRGTKMGEHAATLSYGEPGVLHGSYSYVLRDGEDIAPVHSISAGLDYPGVGPEHSLLKDEGRAEYVAISDAEAVDAFLALSKTEGIIPALESAHALAQAIKMAPKLPPEAILLVNLSGRGDKDVAQVVDMLQK; translated from the coding sequence GGCCAGCACATCCCGCCGGCGCTTGCGCCGACCATCAACGCCATCGCGGACGCCTACGCCGCGGCCAAAGCCGACCCGGCCTTTCAGGCGGAACTGGCGTACTACCTCAAAAATTATTCCGGCCGGGAAACGCCGCTCTTCTTCGCCAAAAACCTTACGGAAAAGCTGGGCGGCGCGAAAATATACCTCAAGCGCGAAGACCTGAACCATCTCGGCGCGCACAAGGTCAACAACACCCTGGGCCAGATCCTGCTGGCGCGGCGCATGGGCAAAACCAAAATCATCGCGGAAACCGGCGCGGGCCAGCACGGCGTGGCAACCGCCGCCACGGCGGCGCTCATGGGCATGCGCTGCACGGTGTACATGGGCGCTATAGACGTTGAGCGCCAGCACCTGAACGTGGAACGCATGCGCATGCTCGGCGCGGAAGTGGTCTCCGTCACCACCGGCGGGGCCGGGCTGAAGGAGGCCGTGGACGCCGCCCTGGAAGCCTGGATCGCGGACCCGGACATCTTCTACCTGATCGGCTCGGCCGTCGGCCCGCACCCGTACCCGGCCATGGTCCGCGACTTTCAGTCCGTCATCGGAAACGAGGCCCGCAGGCAAATGCTGGAAGCGGAAGGGCGGCTCCCGGACTATTGCCTCGCCTGCGTGGGTGGCGGTTCCAACGCCATCGGCCTGTTCCATCCCTTCATCGGGGACAAGGACGTTCGCCTCATCGGCGTCGAACCCGGCGGCAGAGGTACGAAGATGGGCGAGCATGCCGCGACCTTAAGCTACGGCGAGCCCGGCGTGCTGCACGGGTCCTATTCCTACGTCCTGCGCGACGGGGAAGACATTGCGCCCGTGCATTCCATTTCCGCCGGGCTGGATTACCCCGGCGTCGGGCCGGAACACAGCCTGCTGAAAGACGAGGGCCGGGCGGAATACGTGGCTATATCCGACGCCGAGGCCGTGGACGCTTTCCTGGCGTTAAGCAAGACGGAAGGCATCATTCCGGCGCTGGAGTCGGCCCACGCCTTGGCCCAGGCCATCAAGATGGCCCCGAAGCTGCCGCCGGAAGCCATCCTTCTGGTGAACCTCTCCGGCCGGGGCGACAAGGACGTGGCCCAGGTCGTGGACATGCTGCAAAAGTAG